A single region of the Coprobacter tertius genome encodes:
- a CDS encoding BamA/TamA family outer membrane protein, giving the protein MKWVKHFLTILLFGLLCMSVTAQKMITDNVHLPDTTISISPDTTVQKRNAWQKFIGYFADANKPKPRKKFDFSIIGGPHYSNDTQFGIGLVAAGLYTTDLHDTIMPPSNVSLYGDVSTTGFYLLGIKGTHLFPKDKYRLLYNLYFFSFPGYFWGMGYNDGANKDNKSNYKRLQNQIKVDFLFRIKKGLYAGPSASFDYVEGKDFSKPELLRGQSYKTLSYGVGASIQYDTRDNITNAYKGVYLKLEQNLYPGFLGNKNVFYRTDFVADFFKKVWNGGILAFDIHAQFNYGESVPWTMMSRLGGAYRMRGYYEGQYRDNNITEFQVELRQHIWRRNGIAIWAGAGNVYKDFRTFEWRHTLPNFGFGYRWEFKKRVNVRLDLGFGKKCTGFMFNINEAF; this is encoded by the coding sequence ATGAAGTGGGTAAAGCATTTCCTTACTATTTTATTGTTTGGATTATTATGTATGTCGGTTACGGCGCAAAAAATGATTACGGATAATGTTCATTTACCCGATACGACGATAAGTATTTCTCCTGATACAACAGTGCAAAAGCGTAATGCCTGGCAGAAATTTATAGGCTATTTTGCAGATGCAAATAAACCGAAACCCCGAAAAAAATTCGATTTTAGTATTATCGGCGGTCCGCATTATTCTAACGATACGCAATTCGGTATCGGTTTGGTTGCCGCCGGCCTTTATACGACCGATCTTCACGATACGATCATGCCTCCCTCTAACGTTTCGCTTTACGGAGATGTTTCAACCACCGGTTTTTATTTATTAGGAATAAAGGGAACGCATCTTTTTCCCAAGGACAAATATCGGTTATTGTACAATCTTTATTTTTTCTCTTTTCCTGGTTACTTCTGGGGGATGGGATATAACGATGGGGCTAATAAAGATAATAAGAGTAATTATAAGAGGTTGCAAAATCAGATCAAGGTCGATTTTTTGTTTAGAATAAAAAAAGGGTTATATGCCGGCCCTTCGGCAAGTTTCGATTATGTAGAAGGGAAAGATTTCTCTAAACCAGAGTTACTTCGGGGGCAATCATATAAGACCCTTTCTTATGGTGTAGGAGCTTCGATACAATACGATACTCGAGATAATATAACTAATGCGTATAAAGGGGTATATCTGAAACTCGAACAGAATCTTTATCCCGGTTTTTTAGGAAATAAAAATGTTTTTTACCGTACCGATTTCGTCGCTGATTTTTTTAAGAAAGTGTGGAATGGCGGTATCCTTGCCTTCGATATACATGCTCAGTTCAATTATGGCGAGTCGGTTCCTTGGACAATGATGTCTCGTTTGGGGGGAGCTTACCGGATGCGCGGATATTATGAGGGGCAGTACCGGGATAATAATATTACCGAATTCCAGGTAGAGTTGCGTCAGCATATCTGGCGTCGTAACGGTATTGCCATATGGGCGGGAGCCGGAAATGTTTATAAAGATTTTCGTACTTTTGAGTGGCGTCATACACTGCCTAATTTCGGTTTCGGATACCGATGGGAATTTAAAAAGCGTGTGAATGTTCGTCTCGATTTGGGGTTCGGAAAAAAATGTACCGGTTTTATGTTTAATATTAATGAAGCATTTTAA
- a CDS encoding C40 family peptidase: protein MENSYLKTALFLIFTFMFCGPFISVDNEISAANFIQDPPKNKQPFEYSIEELAKASSMVQALVPSLNKKGNDIIENLLSYAYSLKGRPYRSGSKGPRSFDCSGFTSYVFNKVVSLKLNSSSSSQYQQGKAVEKNELQPGDLVFFKGRNSGSSRIGHVGLVSEVLPEGGFKFIHASCSKGICEDSSNSQYYAKRYVGARRVIDELEVKD, encoded by the coding sequence ATGGAAAATTCGTATTTAAAAACTGCATTATTCCTGATATTTACATTCATGTTTTGTGGTCCGTTTATTTCGGTTGACAATGAAATATCGGCCGCGAATTTCATTCAGGATCCACCTAAAAATAAACAACCTTTTGAATATAGTATCGAAGAACTGGCAAAGGCTTCATCTATGGTACAGGCTTTAGTACCGTCATTAAATAAAAAAGGTAACGATATTATCGAAAACTTGTTAAGTTATGCTTATTCATTGAAGGGACGCCCTTACAGAAGCGGAAGTAAAGGTCCTCGGAGTTTCGATTGTTCGGGATTTACCAGCTATGTTTTCAATAAGGTTGTTTCTCTTAAATTGAATTCATCATCTTCTTCTCAGTACCAGCAGGGTAAAGCAGTGGAGAAAAATGAACTTCAGCCGGGAGATCTCGTGTTTTTTAAAGGTCGTAATTCGGGGTCGTCCCGTATCGGTCATGTAGGGTTGGTTTCTGAAGTATTACCCGAGGGCGGATTTAAATTTATTCATGCGTCTTGCTCGAAAGGGATTTGTGAAGATTCGAGTAATTCCCAGTATTATGCGAAACGATATGTGGGCGCACGTCGTGTGATCGATGAATTGGAGGTGAAAGACTAA
- a CDS encoding NAD(P)-dependent oxidoreductase yields the protein MKSKNLKFDEINEGFTIKEAIEEAKRCLNCKNPACIKGCPIENNIPLFINQLSMGNMGAAIHIINEKSNLPAICGRVCPHEKQCVGHCVLNAKGMPINIGKLERFAADFDEDMGLIKERLPQKGRGKVAVIGSGPAGLTVAGDLAREGFNVVIYESQPEPGGVLMYGIPEYRLPKEVVKKEIKKIEALGVTFFTHTVIGKNITVDDIFEQGYDAVFIGSGTALPKALEIPGYMAKGIIQSSYFLRMVNLFNAGNIGREEVPVKTGETIGVIGCGNVGIDAARTALRMGASKVKIIYHRTEKEMSALKSEYEEAVKEGVEFLWNTNPKEFVTDDKNILRGIKAKTAKGEKKFTLDRILLAVGSRPANRIVSTTSGIEVDNAGYVITKEKPYGMTTRKGVFAGGDVVHTPQTVVLAMKEAKQVAKGIAQYIDAKKLLEE from the coding sequence ATGAAGTCAAAAAACTTGAAATTCGACGAAATAAACGAAGGTTTTACGATAAAAGAAGCCATTGAAGAAGCAAAGCGATGCTTAAACTGTAAAAATCCAGCTTGTATCAAAGGATGCCCTATCGAAAACAATATCCCACTATTTATCAATCAATTATCTATGGGTAACATGGGAGCAGCAATACACATTATCAATGAAAAAAGCAACTTGCCTGCAATTTGCGGCAGGGTATGCCCACACGAAAAACAATGTGTTGGTCATTGCGTACTGAATGCAAAAGGAATGCCCATAAATATCGGTAAATTAGAACGTTTTGCCGCAGATTTCGACGAAGATATGGGGCTTATTAAAGAGCGGCTACCCCAAAAAGGTCGAGGAAAAGTCGCAGTGATAGGTTCTGGTCCGGCAGGACTTACTGTTGCGGGAGACCTCGCTCGAGAAGGTTTTAATGTCGTAATATACGAAAGTCAGCCCGAACCAGGAGGAGTTCTGATGTACGGTATTCCCGAATACCGTTTACCAAAAGAAGTCGTAAAGAAAGAAATAAAAAAGATAGAAGCGCTTGGAGTTACATTTTTTACACATACCGTTATTGGAAAGAACATTACCGTCGACGATATCTTCGAACAGGGCTACGATGCCGTATTCATAGGCTCGGGCACCGCCCTACCCAAAGCTCTCGAAATACCCGGCTATATGGCAAAGGGCATTATACAATCATCCTATTTTTTACGTATGGTAAATTTATTCAATGCGGGAAATATAGGACGAGAAGAAGTCCCCGTAAAAACAGGAGAAACGATAGGTGTAATTGGCTGTGGAAATGTAGGTATCGACGCTGCCCGTACAGCATTACGTATGGGAGCTTCAAAAGTAAAAATAATATATCATCGCACAGAAAAAGAAATGAGCGCTTTAAAAAGCGAATATGAAGAAGCAGTAAAAGAAGGCGTAGAGTTTCTATGGAATACAAATCCGAAAGAGTTTGTGACTGATGATAAAAATATTTTACGAGGAATCAAAGCTAAAACAGCCAAAGGTGAAAAAAAATTCACTTTGGATAGAATCCTTTTGGCAGTCGGTTCCCGCCCTGCCAACCGTATTGTTTCCACGACATCGGGTATCGAAGTAGATAATGCAGGATATGTAATAACCAAAGAAAAACCCTACGGAATGACAACACGTAAAGGAGTATTTGCCGGTGGAGACGTGGTACATACACCCCAAACTGTCGTTCTGGCAATGAAAGAAGCCAAACAAGTAGCCAAAGGTATCGCCCAATATATAGATGCAAAAAAATTACTTGAAGAATAA
- a CDS encoding NADP-specific glutamate dehydrogenase, which yields MNVQNVLSELKRRFPNEPEYHQAVEEVLSTIEDAYNEHPEFDRYNLIERLCIPDRIFSFRVTWIDDKGKVQTNMGYRVQHNNAIGPYKGGIRFHSSVNLSILKFLAFEQTFKNSLTTLPMGGGKGGSDFSPKGKSDTEIMRFCQAFVTELWRHIGPDTDVPAGDIGVGGREVSYMYGMYKKLARENTGTFTGKGLEFGGSLIRPEATGYGNVYFLLEMLKTRNIDIKGKVVAISGSGNVAQYTAEKLISLGAKVITMSDSNGYIYDPDGIDEKKLKYIFELKNLYRGRIKEYAEEFGCKYVEGGRPWSEKCDIAMPSATQNELDGDDARQLIENGCFAVSEGANMPSTPEAINLFLEKKILYAPGKAANAGGVSVSGLEMTQNAIKLSWTAEEVDNRLKQIMYDIHTQCCRYGKEADGYINYVKGANVAGFMKVAKAMMAQGVL from the coding sequence AGACGCTTTCCCAACGAACCTGAATATCATCAGGCGGTAGAAGAAGTATTATCGACCATTGAAGATGCCTATAACGAGCATCCTGAATTCGATCGTTATAACCTGATCGAAAGACTTTGCATACCCGATCGTATTTTCTCTTTCCGCGTAACCTGGATCGATGATAAAGGAAAAGTTCAGACAAATATGGGCTATCGAGTACAACATAATAACGCCATTGGCCCGTATAAAGGAGGGATCCGATTCCATTCTTCCGTCAATTTATCTATTTTGAAGTTCCTTGCTTTCGAACAAACATTCAAAAATTCATTAACAACATTGCCTATGGGTGGCGGTAAAGGAGGTTCCGATTTCAGCCCGAAAGGAAAATCAGATACGGAAATCATGCGTTTTTGCCAGGCTTTCGTTACCGAACTTTGGCGCCATATCGGTCCCGATACCGATGTTCCGGCCGGAGATATCGGTGTAGGAGGACGAGAAGTCAGCTATATGTATGGCATGTACAAAAAACTGGCTCGTGAAAATACAGGAACATTTACCGGTAAAGGTCTCGAATTCGGAGGATCTCTCATCCGCCCGGAAGCTACCGGATACGGCAATGTCTATTTCCTTCTCGAAATGCTGAAAACTCGCAATATCGATATAAAAGGCAAAGTAGTCGCTATCTCAGGATCGGGTAATGTAGCACAATATACAGCAGAAAAATTGATCAGTCTGGGTGCTAAAGTCATTACTATGTCCGATAGCAACGGTTATATCTACGATCCGGATGGAATCGACGAAAAGAAATTGAAATATATTTTCGAACTGAAGAATCTTTATCGTGGACGTATTAAAGAATATGCTGAAGAGTTCGGTTGCAAATATGTTGAAGGAGGCCGCCCGTGGAGCGAAAAATGCGATATTGCGATGCCAAGCGCTACACAAAACGAACTCGACGGAGACGATGCACGACAACTTATCGAAAACGGTTGTTTTGCTGTATCTGAAGGGGCTAACATGCCTTCGACTCCCGAAGCGATTAATCTTTTCCTCGAAAAGAAAATTCTGTATGCACCCGGAAAAGCCGCAAACGCAGGAGGTGTATCGGTCAGCGGACTCGAAATGACACAAAATGCGATTAAACTAAGCTGGACCGCCGAAGAGGTAGACAACCGATTGAAACAAATTATGTACGACATACATACACAATGTTGTCGTTACGGTAAAGAAGCCGATGGCTACATAAACTATGTAAAAGGTGCGAATGTCGCCGGATTTATGAAAGTTGCAAAAGCAATGATGGCTCAAGGTGTACTCTAA